ATTGTCCTCGTCACCCAGCGATTCCTGGTCCGGCGCATAATAGACGCCCACGCCCGCTTCCACCGGGCCGAGCTGCGCGCCGAGCTTGGCATAGGGCTCGTAGTAATCGGCCGGACCGTCGCCGGTGGGATAGGCATAATAGGTCGCACCGACATCGAGGCTTACCAGCGGGGTGATCTGCGTCGCGAAGCCGGCATAAAGATCCACCTCGACTTCGCCGAACGTATCGCCGCCCACGATGTTGGAGGCCCAGGTGCCGATGTAGAAGCCGCTTTCGTGCGCGATATCGAGGCCGCCCTGCACGGCCGGATCGCCTTCGGTCAGCGAAACGCCGCGGAAGCGGTAGTCGGTCACCACGCCGATGTTGGCGGACACTTCGACCGGACCCGGTACGTCGGTGTCCTGCGCAAAGGCGGCGGGGGCGGCAAGCATGCCGGTGGAGAGAGTTGCTGCGGCGAGGATACCGCGAATGGACGTGCGCATATTATGCTCCTGTTACGGAAAAGATCGCTTCGTCCCACCTGCAGCCGGGGCCGGCCGCCTCGTTGTCGAATGGGCGATCCTGTACCTCGAACGCAACAAACTTGGCGGTTTTTGCTGCGCCGCACAAGGAAAATTGCGCATATCGCGATTCAGGTCGCGCGGCAGTTGCAGTTCCGCAACGGCGGAGCGATATGGGCGCCATGTTGAAGGGTTTGCGCAAACTGATGGGCGGTTCGTCCCGCCCGCTGCCGGCAGTGCCGCCGGGCGAGCGCGTGTACGCGATCGGCGACATCCACGGCTGCCTCGAACACCTCGATGCCCTGATCGAAGGGATCGATGCCGACATCGCCGCCCATCCGGTGGACAACGTACACCTGATCCTCCTCGGCGATCTGGTCGACCGCGGGCCGGATTCCAAAGGCGTGGTGAAGCGCGCGATGCAGCTGGCAGAAGAGCGCGGTGCCCGCGTCCTGGGCGGCAATCACGAGGACATGTTCCTGCTCGCCTTCAAGAAGCCGAGCGCGCTGCGCAGCTTCCTGCGTTACGGCGGACGCGAAACGCTGCTGAGCTACGGTGTATCCAAACAGGAATTGCGGGAAAGCGAAGTTGAGGAACTGCAGGCGATGATGGAAGAGCGGGTGCCGAAAAAGCACCGCAAGTTCCTCAAGGGCCTCGGCGACCAGCTGCGCATCGGCGACTATGTCTTCGTGCACGCCGGGATCGATCCCGACATTCCGCTCGCCGAACAGCGCACCCACGACATGCGCTGGATTCGCGAACCCTTCCTCAGCTTCGATGGCGACCACGAGGCGGTGATCGTCCACGGCCATACGATCACCGACGGGATCGACGTGCGGCGCAATCGGATCGGCGTCGATACGGGCGCATACGACAGCGGGGTGTTGACCGCCCTCGTTTTGGAAGGCACCGAGCGGCGCATCCTGTCTACCAAGACGAAGAAGGGCGGCATCAAGGTGCTGTCGCAAGAGGTTTGAGCACATGAAGATTGCAATGGTTGGTTCGGGCTATGTCGGCCTGGTGTCGGGCGCATGCTTCGCCGATTTCGGGCACGAGGTGGTCTGCATCGACAAGGATCCGGGCAAGATCGCCAAGCTGAAGGACGGCGTGATGCCGATCTACGAGCCGGGCCTTGCCGAACTGGTCGAAAGCAACGTGAAGGCCGGCCGACTCAGTTTCACCACCGACCTAGCCGAAGGCATGGCCGATGCCGCCGCGATCTTCATCGCCGTGGGCACGCCCAGCCGCCGGGGCGACGGGCACGCCGACCTCACCTTCGTCTACCAGGTGGCCGAGGAAGTCGGCGGCAACCTGAAGACCCCGGCCGTCATCGTGAC
This sequence is a window from Alteriqipengyuania flavescens. Protein-coding genes within it:
- a CDS encoding metallophosphoesterase family protein; protein product: MLKGLRKLMGGSSRPLPAVPPGERVYAIGDIHGCLEHLDALIEGIDADIAAHPVDNVHLILLGDLVDRGPDSKGVVKRAMQLAEERGARVLGGNHEDMFLLAFKKPSALRSFLRYGGRETLLSYGVSKQELRESEVEELQAMMEERVPKKHRKFLKGLGDQLRIGDYVFVHAGIDPDIPLAEQRTHDMRWIREPFLSFDGDHEAVIVHGHTITDGIDVRRNRIGVDTGAYDSGVLTALVLEGTERRILSTKTKKGGIKVLSQEV
- a CDS encoding TorF family putative porin, with the translated sequence MRTSIRGILAAATLSTGMLAAPAAFAQDTDVPGPVEVSANIGVVTDYRFRGVSLTEGDPAVQGGLDIAHESGFYIGTWASNIVGGDTFGEVEVDLYAGFATQITPLVSLDVGATYYAYPTGDGPADYYEPYAKLGAQLGPVEAGVGVYYAPDQESLGDEDNLYVSLDLGAGIPNTPLSVSAHAGYTDGILAPDLLAGGTSDDGWDYSVGLGYSTPFGLDFGVSYIATDGLDVEDFTDDAVVGSVSYSVTF